A genomic stretch from Cryomorphaceae bacterium 1068 includes:
- a CDS encoding lamin tail domain-containing protein — protein sequence MKSTLLFVFFSLIILATSTVSAQVSDDFSDGDFTNGTLWTGDDAFFTVDGGILRSNIDPGDASINYYISTANVLVDDVQWEFWINLDFATSGANYVDVFVMADNADLSAAANGYFIRFGDTADEISFYKLSAGSESTLIDGSDGELGSSNNIYKVRLTRTTAGLWTLELDEDNTGVFAGAGSVIDGDITSTSHFGFRIEQSSAASPVNNHFFDDIEIGLIPVDEDPPELISANAVGATEVVLQFSEALEETSAGNIANYSIDGGIGNPATAMLDGGSPNTVNLSLASPLNNGQQYAVTVSGVVDLSGNVANGETADFTFFIPDNPSPGDVIFNELFPDPSPSVGLPESEYIEIYNRSESFFDTEDWILVNTTTERILPSISFPPNSYLILCDASNVDVFASFGTVVGITSFTALANAADSLTLVDGTGEILDIVSYTDNWYQDPDKDEGGYSLERINPILSCSGATNWAASSDPSGGTPGSQNSLFDDAPDTTPPSVISVSVIDPLNLLIVVSEPLEDLNSASIGLDQGISINEFSLVQDDQIQVLLVEPLQTGVAYEITVTGLVDCEGNVSDTETLPIFIGELPAISDLIITEIMADPTPSIGLPEGEYFELFNNSDKTLELQGSELSGVFFEESIILQPGDYVAFASISNAELFDNLEGIRFLDMSTSFLTNGGRELTLTNSEGEQLDFVEYSDDWYSDSDKDDGGYSLELINPNVACSGAFNWSASNSPLGGTPGEQNSIFNDDPDETAPTLVSFSIPQDNEVQLTFSEPLDEESINGIVANFAPESSVAGIFQVQPDGLLIELIIPFEVGTVYSLELTGVTDCAGNEASAITVDILLGVSPEVNEILITEIMADPSPSVGLPEGEYFELFNASNVAIDLFNCSLSGVEFEESVVIAPGEYLFFASISNQVAFLTSPDVIFLENMSTTFLTNGGRELELLNPEGERVDRVNYDLSWYNDGDKEDGGYSLERINLSEPCRGADNWTGTEAEFGGTPGAQNSVYSEDPDLMSPEIDAVFAQGSNLIEVRFSEVIDSLSVLLTDITITPEVGVDAVFNAPPDYSSLLIQLIEPLEEGVRYELSLEGISDCVGNEIESTESFVFAIPQPGEPGDLLINEVLFNPRTAGRDFVEIYNASDKNIGLKNWVLQNADLTTRVISEDPLVIFPGQHLVLTDDVNATIQEYPMSGAYRENFHEMESLPSYNNGEGSVILADSLENPIDRFDYLEDYHFPLLNTFDRVSLERLSYTRPTNEPGNWSSASERVGFATPGYVNSQFLPEGRASAQFELEDEVFSPDNDGFEDVLLINYSLDGPDYLATIRIYDRRGRLIRELTNNLLLGTEGTLSWDGTTDDRSKARIGPHIILIEIFNPAGDTETFKIPCIVAGNLSN from the coding sequence ATGAAATCCACTCTTTTATTCGTTTTCTTTAGTTTGATTATTCTCGCTACATCAACTGTATCGGCTCAGGTGAGTGATGATTTTTCTGATGGGGATTTTACCAATGGAACACTTTGGACGGGTGACGATGCATTTTTTACTGTTGACGGCGGAATATTGAGAAGCAATATTGACCCCGGAGATGCATCAATCAACTATTATATCTCTACTGCAAATGTTTTAGTCGACGATGTGCAGTGGGAGTTTTGGATCAACCTTGATTTTGCCACCTCAGGAGCCAATTATGTAGACGTTTTTGTCATGGCGGATAATGCTGATTTGTCGGCTGCAGCCAATGGTTACTTCATTCGTTTTGGCGATACAGCTGATGAAATATCATTCTACAAACTCTCTGCAGGTTCCGAAAGTACTCTAATCGATGGCTCCGATGGTGAACTCGGCTCGAGCAACAATATTTACAAAGTAAGACTCACACGAACAACTGCGGGCCTTTGGACCCTCGAACTCGACGAAGACAATACAGGTGTTTTCGCAGGAGCGGGTAGTGTTATTGATGGCGATATTACATCTACTAGTCATTTTGGTTTTCGAATAGAGCAATCCAGCGCAGCCTCGCCTGTGAATAATCACTTCTTCGATGACATAGAAATCGGGCTAATTCCCGTGGATGAAGATCCTCCTGAATTGATCTCGGCCAATGCTGTTGGCGCTACCGAAGTTGTCCTTCAATTCTCGGAAGCACTCGAGGAAACTTCGGCCGGTAACATTGCCAACTATTCCATCGACGGAGGAATCGGGAATCCGGCAACCGCCATGCTTGACGGAGGCTCACCCAATACCGTGAACTTATCCCTTGCCTCGCCTCTCAACAATGGACAGCAATACGCCGTCACCGTATCTGGAGTAGTTGACCTTTCGGGAAATGTCGCCAATGGAGAAACAGCCGATTTTACTTTTTTCATCCCCGACAACCCAAGTCCGGGAGATGTGATTTTCAACGAACTCTTTCCCGACCCTAGTCCTTCTGTTGGATTACCCGAATCGGAATACATCGAAATTTACAATCGGAGTGAATCCTTCTTTGACACCGAAGATTGGATTTTGGTCAATACCACAACAGAGAGAATTTTGCCTTCGATCTCTTTTCCTCCCAATAGCTACCTGATTCTTTGTGATGCCTCGAATGTCGACGTCTTTGCGTCTTTTGGAACCGTTGTCGGGATCACATCATTTACAGCCTTGGCAAATGCGGCTGATAGCCTCACGCTAGTCGATGGAACCGGAGAGATTTTGGACATCGTTTCTTACACGGATAACTGGTACCAAGACCCAGACAAAGACGAAGGTGGTTATAGCCTCGAACGCATCAACCCGATTCTATCTTGCAGCGGAGCCACCAATTGGGCTGCTTCAAGTGACCCGTCGGGCGGAACTCCCGGAAGTCAGAACAGCCTTTTTGACGATGCGCCCGACACTACGCCCCCCTCGGTGATTTCCGTTTCGGTGATTGATCCGCTCAATTTGCTGATCGTGGTATCAGAGCCTCTTGAAGATCTGAATTCCGCATCGATCGGCCTGGATCAAGGCATTTCTATCAATGAATTTTCCTTGGTGCAGGACGATCAAATCCAAGTGCTCTTGGTTGAGCCGCTTCAGACGGGAGTCGCTTATGAGATAACCGTCACAGGGCTTGTGGATTGCGAAGGAAATGTATCGGACACTGAAACGCTGCCTATTTTCATCGGTGAACTGCCGGCTATCAGTGACCTCATCATTACTGAAATCATGGCCGACCCTACTCCATCGATCGGTTTGCCGGAAGGCGAATACTTTGAGTTGTTCAATAACTCGGATAAGACGCTGGAATTGCAGGGTAGCGAGTTGTCGGGTGTCTTTTTCGAAGAATCTATCATTCTACAGCCCGGTGATTATGTCGCTTTTGCATCCATTTCAAATGCAGAACTCTTTGACAATTTGGAAGGCATTCGCTTTTTGGACATGAGCACTTCTTTTCTCACCAATGGAGGGAGGGAACTGACCCTCACCAATTCAGAAGGGGAACAGCTTGACTTTGTAGAGTACAGCGATGATTGGTACAGTGATTCCGACAAAGATGATGGTGGCTATTCACTGGAGTTGATTAACCCCAATGTCGCTTGTAGCGGAGCTTTTAACTGGTCGGCTTCAAACAGTCCGCTTGGTGGAACTCCGGGTGAGCAGAACAGTATTTTCAATGACGACCCTGATGAGACCGCGCCCACGTTGGTATCGTTTAGTATTCCTCAAGACAATGAAGTTCAGCTCACCTTTTCGGAGCCTTTGGATGAGGAGAGTATCAACGGTATTGTGGCCAATTTTGCTCCTGAATCTTCCGTAGCGGGAATCTTTCAAGTTCAGCCCGATGGGTTGTTGATCGAGCTGATTATACCGTTTGAAGTGGGTACGGTCTATTCTTTGGAATTGACAGGAGTTACTGACTGTGCGGGAAATGAAGCTTCGGCAATAACTGTCGACATCTTGCTGGGAGTTTCTCCAGAGGTGAACGAAATCCTCATTACAGAGATCATGGCAGATCCATCTCCTTCGGTTGGTTTGCCGGAAGGCGAATACTTTGAATTGTTCAATGCCTCGAATGTGGCCATCGACCTGTTCAATTGTTCATTATCGGGAGTAGAATTCGAGGAATCAGTGGTAATAGCGCCCGGAGAGTATTTATTTTTTGCTTCGATTAGTAATCAAGTGGCTTTTCTGACTTCTCCTGATGTGATCTTTTTGGAGAACATGAGCACTACTTTCTTGACCAATGGAGGGAGAGAATTGGAACTTTTGAATCCTGAAGGAGAGCGAGTAGATCGCGTGAATTACGACCTCTCTTGGTACAACGATGGCGACAAGGAAGATGGCGGATATAGCTTGGAACGTATCAACCTTTCGGAACCATGCAGGGGAGCAGATAACTGGACAGGAACCGAGGCAGAATTTGGAGGAACGCCTGGCGCACAGAATAGCGTTTACAGCGAAGACCCCGATTTGATGTCTCCTGAAATTGACGCGGTTTTTGCTCAGGGATCCAATCTCATCGAGGTGCGTTTTTCAGAAGTGATCGACAGTTTATCAGTGCTGCTTACTGATATCACCATTACTCCCGAGGTCGGAGTAGATGCCGTTTTTAATGCTCCGCCTGATTATTCTTCTTTGCTGATCCAACTTATTGAGCCTCTTGAAGAAGGTGTGCGTTATGAGTTAAGTCTCGAGGGTATTTCTGATTGTGTTGGAAACGAAATAGAATCTACTGAATCATTTGTATTTGCGATTCCTCAACCTGGGGAGCCCGGTGACTTGCTGATCAATGAAGTACTTTTCAATCCGCGAACGGCAGGACGTGACTTCGTTGAAATTTACAATGCTTCTGATAAGAACATCGGGTTAAAAAATTGGGTTCTTCAAAACGCTGATTTAACCACAAGGGTCATCAGCGAAGATCCGCTGGTGATATTCCCCGGTCAGCACCTCGTTTTGACCGATGATGTGAACGCCACCATTCAGGAGTATCCGATGTCAGGAGCTTACCGGGAGAATTTCCATGAAATGGAATCACTTCCATCTTACAACAATGGAGAAGGGTCGGTAATTCTGGCTGATTCTTTGGAGAATCCGATCGATCGATTCGACTATCTGGAGGATTACCATTTTCCCCTGCTCAACACCTTTGACCGAGTGAGTTTAGAGCGGTTGAGTTACACTCGACCTACCAACGAACCAGGCAATTGGTCATCGGCTTCTGAAAGAGTTGGATTCGCCACTCCGGGATACGTCAATTCTCAATTTTTGCCAGAAGGACGAGCCTCAGCTCAATTCGAGCTAGAGGATGAAGTTTTCTCTCCGGACAATGATGGATTTGAGGATGTGCTGCTGATCAACTACTCCTTGGATGGCCCTGATTATCTGGCTACAATTCGCATTTACGACCGAAGAGGACGCTTGATTCGTGAGCTTACTAATAATCTCCTCTTGGGCACGGAGGGAACATTGAGTTGGGATGGAACAACCGATGATCGATCAAAAGCCCGAATTGGTCCACATATTATTCTGATTGAGATTTTCAATCCCGCAGGTGATACTGAGACCTTCAAAATTCCGTGCATTGTAGCGGGAAATCTTTCTAACTAA
- a CDS encoding lipoprotein signal peptidase, producing the protein MGRKAVIIIFVVLLIDQVSKIWIKTNMHLDESIAVFGDWFFIHFIENPGMAFGLEFGGQTGKIFLSLFRIVAIVFIGIYLNGLIKKKAHTGLIVSVALVFAGAAGNIIDSTIYGLIFSESPPLPIVATMFPDGGGYAGILQGKVVDMLYFPIIDTNWPEFLGGGRLQFFRPIFNIADSSITVGMALILINQKRFFKEEKSGNQVEAEQNAE; encoded by the coding sequence GTGGGCAGGAAAGCAGTCATTATCATTTTTGTAGTTCTACTCATTGACCAAGTCTCTAAGATTTGGATCAAGACCAATATGCATTTGGATGAAAGCATTGCCGTATTTGGCGACTGGTTTTTCATCCATTTCATCGAGAACCCGGGTATGGCCTTTGGTCTTGAATTTGGCGGACAGACAGGAAAGATCTTTCTTAGTCTCTTCCGAATCGTAGCCATCGTCTTTATCGGGATTTACCTCAACGGTCTTATCAAGAAAAAGGCTCATACAGGACTCATTGTGTCTGTGGCATTGGTGTTTGCCGGCGCTGCAGGAAACATTATCGATAGTACGATTTACGGTCTTATCTTCAGCGAAAGTCCCCCTTTACCTATTGTGGCTACCATGTTTCCTGATGGCGGAGGCTATGCCGGCATTCTTCAAGGAAAAGTGGTGGACATGCTCTACTTTCCGATTATCGACACCAACTGGCCTGAGTTTTTGGGTGGCGGGAGATTACAGTTCTTTCGACCCATCTTCAATATTGCCGACTCATCGATTACGGTGGGAATGGCTTTGATATTGATCAATCAAAAGCGCTTTTTCAAAGAAGAAAAATCAGGAAATCAAGTCGAGGCTGAGCAAAATGCCGAATAG
- a CDS encoding PadR family transcriptional regulator → MSKNHLYKGTLSSILLTLLSEEGRMYGYELSKKAKDLTNGDLDITEGALYPALHKLEATGLVTTEVEMIGKRSRKYYKLTESGGKEAKDRIAELKEYAQNLQLFLNPNLSHG, encoded by the coding sequence ATGAGTAAAAATCATTTGTACAAAGGAACGCTCAGTAGCATCTTGCTCACTCTTCTGTCGGAGGAGGGCAGAATGTATGGCTACGAACTTTCTAAAAAGGCCAAGGATTTGACCAACGGAGATTTGGACATTACCGAAGGAGCGCTCTATCCTGCGTTGCACAAATTGGAGGCAACCGGATTGGTAACCACTGAAGTCGAAATGATCGGGAAGCGATCCAGAAAATACTACAAGCTCACCGAATCAGGCGGAAAGGAAGCCAAAGACCGCATTGCCGAGTTGAAAGAGTACGCCCAAAACTTGCAGCTTTTTCTAAATCCCAACTTAAGTCATGGCTGA
- a CDS encoding TraR/DksA C4-type zinc finger protein — protein sequence MAEDKTRYSDNELAEFKELIEKKLADAREDLNQLKQSLSYADNSTNDTASTFKMMEDGSETMSREETAQLASRQEKFISHLENALRRIENKTYGICRTTGKLISKERLKLVPHATLSIEAKLNQDRR from the coding sequence ATGGCAGAAGATAAAACAAGATACTCTGACAATGAGCTCGCTGAATTCAAGGAGCTGATTGAAAAGAAACTCGCAGATGCGCGCGAAGATTTGAATCAGTTGAAGCAATCACTTTCTTATGCTGATAATAGCACGAATGATACTGCTTCTACTTTCAAAATGATGGAAGACGGATCTGAGACGATGTCTCGTGAAGAGACTGCTCAATTGGCTTCGCGTCAAGAGAAGTTCATCAGTCACTTAGAGAACGCTCTTCGAAGAATTGAGAACAAGACTTACGGAATTTGTCGCACAACGGGTAAGCTCATTAGTAAAGAAAGGCTCAAGTTGGTTCCTCACGCCACACTCAGCATTGAGGCTAAGCTCAATCAAGACAGGCGATAA
- a CDS encoding aspartate-semialdehyde dehydrogenase produces the protein MKVALVGATGMVGRVMLEVLAERKFPVSELIPVASQRSVGKMIEFLGKEYRVHSMEEAIAKKPDIALFSAGGGTSLEYAPKFAEVGCTVIDNSSAWRMSPDHKLVVPEINGDSLTADDKIIANPNCSTIQLVLTLAPLHKQYGIKRAVVSTYQSITGTGKDAVEQFENERAGKDGPMVYPYPIDKNCLPHCDVFELEGYTKEEMKLTRETKKILNDNSVEVTATAVRVPVVGGHSESVNVTFEKEFDLGDIRKILHDSPGIQLQDNPDVNLYPMPRYAQGKDDVFVGRIRRDFSFPNSLNMWIVADNLRKGAATNAVQIAELIAKKVAV, from the coding sequence ATGAAGGTAGCCTTAGTAGGTGCCACCGGTATGGTAGGTCGAGTGATGCTCGAAGTTTTAGCCGAAAGGAAATTTCCCGTTTCGGAACTGATCCCCGTTGCTTCACAGCGAAGTGTCGGAAAAATGATCGAGTTTCTGGGAAAGGAATACCGCGTTCACTCCATGGAAGAAGCCATTGCTAAAAAGCCTGACATTGCACTTTTCTCAGCGGGAGGAGGAACGAGCTTGGAATACGCTCCGAAATTCGCGGAGGTGGGTTGTACGGTGATCGACAATTCCTCGGCGTGGCGCATGTCGCCCGATCACAAATTGGTCGTTCCCGAAATCAATGGCGACTCCTTGACGGCAGACGACAAAATCATTGCTAACCCCAACTGCTCTACCATTCAATTGGTGCTGACCCTTGCTCCGCTGCACAAGCAATACGGCATAAAAAGAGCGGTAGTTTCGACCTATCAATCCATCACGGGAACGGGAAAAGACGCGGTGGAACAATTCGAAAACGAAAGAGCAGGAAAAGACGGGCCAATGGTCTACCCTTACCCGATCGATAAAAACTGCTTGCCTCATTGCGACGTCTTCGAACTGGAAGGCTATACCAAAGAAGAGATGAAGCTGACGCGAGAAACGAAGAAAATTCTCAACGACAATTCAGTGGAGGTGACCGCCACTGCAGTGCGCGTGCCCGTAGTGGGAGGCCACTCAGAGTCGGTGAATGTCACTTTCGAGAAAGAATTCGACTTGGGAGACATTCGAAAAATTCTGCACGATAGTCCCGGCATTCAGTTGCAAGACAATCCCGACGTGAATTTATACCCAATGCCTCGCTACGCACAGGGGAAAGACGATGTATTTGTCGGTAGAATTCGTAGGGATTTCTCCTTTCCAAATAGCCTCAACATGTGGATCGTTGCGGATAACCTGCGCAAAGGTGCCGCTACGAATGCCGTTCAGATCGCTGAGTTGATTGCCAAGAAAGTGGCTGTCTAA
- the ileS gene encoding isoleucine--tRNA ligase, whose translation MPKYPEYKGLNLPALADEILKEWEENQTFEKSVESRPADKPFVFFEGPPSANGMPGIHHVMGRAIKDIFCRYKTNKGFRVDRKAGWDTHGLPVELGVEKELGITKEDIGKKISVEEYNDSCRKAVMKYTDVWNDLTRKMGYWVDMNDPYITYENKYMESVWWLLKNLYEKGLIYKGYTIQPYSPAAGTGLSSHELNQPGTYKDVTDTSATALFKLKEPGQNLMKEKSEVKDLTYYMVAWTTTPWTLPSNTALAVNPKFDYVIVESFNRYTHEPMGVVMAKELVGKVFGKPYKSAESAEELEVYAKDGKNIPFRVIGSLKGADLTDLEYEQLLPYALPMENPEKAFRVIPGDFVTIEDGTGVVHIAPTFGADDAEVAKKAGVPPMLIADAQGNPVPLVDLQGKFVKAMGPELGGKFVKNEYYDEAPDKSVDILIGIKLKEEGKAFKVEKYVHSYPHCWRTDKPVLYYPLDSWFIRSTAAKDRMIALNKTINWKPESTGTGRFGNWLENLNDWNLSRSRFWGIPIPIWRTEDGGEAKCIGSAEELRAECEKALQAGIMNENPLSDFVPGNMSKENYDTFDLHKNHVDNIVLVSSKGEPMTREKDLIDVWFDSGSMPYAQWHYPFENKEKIDEGLTYPADFIAEGVDQTRGWFFTLHAISTMCFDSVAYKTVVSNGLVLDKNGQKMSKRLGNAVDPFQTLKDYGPDATRWYMITNAQPWDNLRFDLNGLQEVQRKFFGTLYNTYAFFALYANVDGFDYSEEEVSVADRPEIDRWILSRLNTLIAAVDKAYDEYEPTRAGRLIQNFVTDELSNWYVRLCRRRFWKGDYGQDKLAAYQTLYTCLEKVAVLSAPIAPFFMDRLYKDLNGATNRESAESVHLADFPLSDASAIDRDLEERMDIAKRMTSLVQALRKSEKIKVRQPLQKIMVPIIDSTFERQLHDVEGIILSEVNVKELEYLQDAADVLVKEIKPDFKKLGPKFGKEMKTLAAQINGFNADQISQLEKEGSIKLLLNGQEVEITIEDVSITAKDIPGWLVAADGNITVALDITLSKELREEGIAREFVNRIQNLRKDSGLEVTDKIKLLIERTSEIEQAIENNLDYICAETLAGSLDLVSEIEGDGATQIEVDGNISTKIALEKI comes from the coding sequence ATGCCGAAATATCCTGAATACAAAGGCCTAAATCTTCCAGCATTGGCCGACGAAATTCTGAAGGAATGGGAAGAGAATCAAACGTTTGAAAAAAGCGTTGAATCTCGGCCTGCTGATAAGCCTTTCGTATTTTTCGAAGGTCCTCCATCTGCTAATGGTATGCCTGGCATTCACCACGTAATGGGTAGAGCCATTAAGGATATTTTTTGTCGGTACAAGACCAACAAAGGCTTTCGTGTAGATAGAAAAGCAGGTTGGGATACGCATGGACTACCCGTAGAGCTAGGGGTTGAGAAGGAGTTGGGAATCACCAAAGAAGACATTGGAAAGAAAATCTCGGTAGAAGAATACAACGACTCTTGCCGAAAGGCGGTAATGAAATATACCGATGTATGGAATGACCTCACCCGAAAAATGGGCTACTGGGTGGATATGAATGATCCTTACATCACCTACGAGAACAAATACATGGAGTCGGTGTGGTGGCTTCTCAAAAACCTTTACGAGAAGGGATTAATCTATAAAGGGTACACCATTCAGCCATATTCTCCTGCGGCAGGCACAGGCTTGAGCTCGCATGAGTTGAACCAACCCGGAACCTACAAGGACGTTACGGATACTTCAGCAACGGCTCTTTTCAAACTAAAAGAACCTGGCCAGAATTTGATGAAGGAAAAATCCGAAGTCAAAGATTTGACCTATTATATGGTTGCATGGACGACTACTCCATGGACGCTACCTTCTAATACAGCTCTGGCAGTTAACCCTAAGTTCGATTACGTAATCGTTGAGTCCTTCAATCGATATACCCATGAGCCCATGGGGGTGGTCATGGCCAAGGAATTGGTTGGGAAAGTATTTGGAAAGCCATACAAATCAGCAGAAAGCGCAGAAGAACTAGAGGTCTACGCCAAGGATGGCAAGAACATTCCGTTTAGAGTAATCGGAAGTTTGAAAGGTGCTGATTTGACTGATTTGGAATACGAGCAGCTGTTGCCGTACGCGCTTCCCATGGAAAACCCTGAGAAAGCATTCAGAGTAATTCCCGGAGATTTCGTGACCATTGAGGATGGTACTGGAGTAGTCCACATTGCGCCGACTTTCGGAGCCGATGATGCTGAGGTAGCTAAAAAAGCAGGTGTTCCGCCAATGCTTATCGCCGATGCCCAGGGAAATCCTGTTCCGTTGGTCGACCTTCAAGGAAAGTTTGTGAAGGCCATGGGCCCTGAGCTCGGTGGGAAATTCGTGAAAAACGAATACTACGATGAGGCTCCTGACAAATCAGTGGATATCCTAATTGGAATCAAGCTGAAGGAAGAAGGAAAGGCTTTCAAAGTAGAGAAGTATGTTCATAGTTATCCCCACTGTTGGAGAACCGACAAACCCGTTTTGTACTATCCACTTGACTCGTGGTTTATCCGTAGCACTGCCGCCAAGGATCGAATGATTGCCTTGAACAAAACAATCAACTGGAAACCTGAATCTACCGGGACGGGCCGATTTGGGAACTGGTTAGAAAACCTGAATGACTGGAATCTTTCTCGTTCTCGTTTTTGGGGGATACCTATACCTATTTGGCGAACTGAAGATGGAGGTGAGGCTAAGTGCATCGGCAGCGCGGAAGAACTGAGAGCAGAGTGTGAAAAAGCCCTGCAAGCGGGAATAATGAACGAGAATCCGTTGAGTGATTTTGTACCAGGCAATATGTCAAAAGAGAATTACGACACCTTTGACCTGCATAAAAACCACGTTGATAACATCGTTCTCGTTTCTTCAAAAGGAGAGCCGATGACGAGAGAGAAAGACCTCATTGATGTGTGGTTCGACTCGGGAAGTATGCCTTACGCCCAATGGCATTATCCTTTCGAGAACAAAGAAAAAATAGATGAAGGACTAACTTACCCCGCCGATTTTATTGCAGAGGGAGTAGACCAAACAAGAGGATGGTTTTTCACCCTTCACGCCATCTCAACCATGTGCTTCGACTCGGTGGCTTATAAAACCGTAGTCTCAAATGGTCTCGTTCTGGATAAGAACGGACAGAAGATGAGCAAGCGACTGGGCAATGCGGTTGATCCTTTTCAAACACTAAAAGATTATGGCCCTGACGCTACGCGATGGTACATGATCACCAATGCGCAGCCTTGGGACAATCTTCGATTTGATCTAAACGGTCTCCAAGAAGTTCAGCGAAAGTTCTTCGGTACGCTGTACAATACATATGCCTTCTTTGCGCTTTACGCGAATGTCGATGGCTTCGACTATTCTGAGGAGGAAGTTTCTGTGGCTGATCGCCCGGAGATAGATCGATGGATCTTGAGCAGGCTCAACACCTTAATCGCTGCTGTCGATAAGGCTTACGATGAATATGAACCGACCAGAGCCGGGCGATTGATACAAAACTTTGTCACAGATGAGTTGAGCAATTGGTACGTGCGTCTATGCCGTCGCCGCTTCTGGAAAGGAGATTACGGTCAGGATAAACTTGCAGCTTACCAAACGCTTTACACTTGTCTGGAAAAGGTGGCCGTGCTATCTGCGCCTATTGCACCATTTTTTATGGATCGCCTTTACAAAGATTTGAATGGCGCAACGAATCGCGAATCTGCAGAGTCAGTTCACTTGGCGGATTTCCCGCTTTCTGATGCTTCAGCCATCGATCGAGATTTGGAGGAGCGCATGGACATCGCCAAGCGAATGACCAGCTTGGTACAAGCTCTGAGAAAATCTGAAAAGATCAAAGTGCGCCAGCCATTGCAGAAAATCATGGTTCCGATCATCGATTCCACTTTTGAGCGACAGCTACATGACGTTGAAGGTATCATTTTGAGCGAAGTCAACGTAAAAGAGTTGGAGTACCTCCAAGATGCTGCAGACGTCTTGGTAAAAGAGATTAAGCCTGACTTTAAAAAGTTGGGGCCTAAGTTCGGTAAGGAGATGAAAACGTTGGCCGCCCAAATCAATGGCTTCAATGCTGATCAAATTTCTCAGTTAGAAAAAGAGGGCAGTATTAAACTTTTGTTAAACGGTCAAGAAGTCGAGATCACTATCGAAGACGTTTCGATCACCGCCAAGGATATTCCCGGGTGGCTGGTTGCTGCAGATGGGAATATCACTGTTGCTTTGGACATCACTCTTTCTAAGGAACTTAGGGAAGAAGGAATCGCTCGCGAGTTTGTCAATCGGATACAGAATTTGCGAAAAGATTCAGGTCTTGAGGTGACCGATAAAATCAAACTTTTGATCGAGCGTACAAGTGAGATCGAGCAGGCTATTGAGAATAATTTGGATTATATTTGCGCCGAAACGCTGGCGGGGTCTCTCGACCTCGTATCGGAAATAGAGGGCGATGGCGCTACACAGATCGAAGTAGATGGAAACATCTCAACTAAAATCGCACTCGAAAAGATTTAA